Proteins from one Niallia circulans genomic window:
- a CDS encoding phospholipase D-like domain-containing protein: protein MIIVIFYLLYSVIFAIVIFKFNHPQVSNDYKEQHKVERFYSKEESQDRVILLEEKTFAGYARVNLMENAQESIDVAYYAIHKGYITDLILGMILDAADRGVKVRILLDGFSHGLRFSLKDDQYALINHPNVELKFYEPLNVLKPWTWNNRFHDKLLIIDHKYAVIGGRNIGNRYFVQEGEKNPTNDRDVLIINTEPETAEGSVLKQMESYFDEVWNNPIVKPPYNKLSSRQQTKAKEADKQLKQKLDDLRNTDKKIFNNYYDWVSMSLPTKKITFIHNPIQRFNKEPWVWYDLTNLMKKTKNSLVIQSPYVIPTKPMLPYLNDLQVPADKITVLTNSLASTANVMAYSGHIKHINAMVTKNVNVYEYQGTDSIHAKTFIFDDQVSAIGAFNMDSRSTFLNTESMVIIDSPEFTEKLKTEMNHYFKHSLKVARDKSYEENPDLKPGKVSWIKTYSVRALSYITGLFQHLL from the coding sequence ATGATAATTGTTATTTTTTATTTATTGTATAGCGTTATATTCGCTATTGTTATTTTTAAATTTAATCACCCACAGGTTAGTAACGACTATAAGGAACAGCATAAAGTAGAAAGATTTTATAGCAAGGAAGAGTCACAGGATCGGGTGATTTTATTAGAGGAAAAAACCTTTGCCGGTTATGCCCGTGTCAATTTAATGGAAAATGCTCAAGAGTCTATTGATGTTGCTTATTATGCAATTCATAAGGGCTATATTACCGATTTAATATTAGGGATGATCTTGGATGCGGCAGACCGCGGGGTTAAGGTCAGAATTCTTTTGGATGGGTTTTCTCATGGTCTTCGCTTTAGTTTAAAGGATGATCAATATGCGCTTATCAATCATCCAAATGTGGAGCTGAAATTTTACGAACCATTAAATGTGTTGAAGCCGTGGACGTGGAATAATCGGTTTCATGATAAATTACTGATTATTGATCATAAGTATGCGGTTATTGGCGGCAGAAATATCGGCAATCGTTATTTTGTTCAGGAGGGTGAGAAAAACCCGACGAATGACCGAGATGTGCTAATCATTAATACGGAGCCAGAAACAGCCGAAGGCAGTGTTTTGAAGCAAATGGAATCCTATTTTGATGAGGTTTGGAATAATCCTATTGTAAAGCCTCCTTATAACAAGCTGTCATCACGCCAACAAACCAAGGCCAAGGAGGCTGACAAGCAATTAAAACAGAAGCTCGATGATTTGCGTAATACAGATAAAAAAATATTCAATAACTATTATGATTGGGTGAGTATGTCTCTGCCTACAAAAAAAATCACCTTTATTCATAATCCGATCCAAAGATTTAATAAGGAGCCTTGGGTATGGTATGATTTAACAAATCTCATGAAAAAGACGAAAAACTCGTTAGTTATTCAAAGCCCATATGTTATTCCGACAAAACCGATGCTTCCTTATCTCAATGATTTGCAGGTACCTGCAGACAAGATAACAGTGTTAACAAACTCGTTAGCATCAACAGCCAATGTTATGGCCTATTCAGGGCATATTAAACATATTAACGCAATGGTAACAAAGAATGTGAACGTTTATGAATACCAAGGGACTGACTCTATTCATGCCAAAACATTTATCTTTGACGATCAAGTGAGTGCGATTGGTGCCTTTAATATGGATTCACGGTCGACATTCTTAAATACCGAGTCCATGGTTATAATTGACAGTCCAGAGTTTACCGAAAAGCTCAAAACAGAAATGAACCACTATTTCAAGCATAGCTTGAAGGTAGCACGAGACAAATCGTACGAGGAGAATCCTGACTTAAAACCAGGCAAGGTAAGCTGGATTAAAACATATAGTGTGAGGGCACTATCCTATATAACTGGGTTATTTCAGCATTTATTATAA
- a CDS encoding helix-turn-helix domain-containing protein — translation MMVELNAKALGAEIKRLRKMNKISQAQLADGICTQATISGIEAGRGYPGVDILYIISIRLKVSLEYLYKILLNDAEDYIKETEELLENLMKQKNYQEAFEICQSERKQVSRQLGYKFEQLIAWVHIVSGYYLEKYDYHTAIKELENLLDDDHPLFGQDFIDFRIQNSIAIIYAENNLFQKSLRQYKKILTYKEFLKQQHKFQIKLHYNISKLFFLQKEYTLSLEHADFGIALGKQKEDISMTGQLYFQRGECLEVLSEDIMKAIEAYRRSMFIFELLGNEQYVQMVKEQKREIFAPV, via the coding sequence ATGATGGTAGAGTTAAACGCTAAAGCACTTGGGGCAGAAATTAAAAGACTGAGGAAAATGAATAAGATTTCACAGGCACAGCTGGCAGACGGAATCTGCACACAGGCGACAATCAGCGGAATTGAAGCTGGCAGGGGCTATCCAGGGGTGGATATTCTTTATATTATTTCTATTCGCCTGAAGGTATCACTAGAATATTTATACAAGATTCTTTTGAATGATGCCGAGGATTATATAAAGGAAACAGAAGAGCTTTTAGAAAATCTAATGAAACAAAAAAATTATCAAGAAGCATTCGAAATTTGTCAAAGTGAACGAAAGCAAGTAAGCAGGCAGCTCGGCTATAAATTCGAGCAGCTCATTGCATGGGTACATATCGTTTCTGGCTATTATCTAGAAAAATACGATTATCACACTGCTATCAAGGAGCTCGAAAATCTTCTCGATGATGATCATCCCCTCTTCGGACAAGACTTTATCGATTTCCGCATTCAAAACAGCATCGCGATCATCTATGCTGAAAACAATCTGTTCCAGAAAAGCTTACGGCAATACAAAAAAATTCTTACCTATAAGGAATTCTTAAAACAACAGCATAAATTCCAAATCAAGCTTCATTATAATATATCGAAATTATTCTTTCTACAGAAAGAATATACACTGTCTTTAGAGCATGCTGATTTCGGTATCGCCCTCGGCAAGCAGAAGGAAGACATATCAATGACAGGACAGCTTTATTTCCAGCGGGGAGAATGCCTTGAAGTATTATCAGAAGATATAATGAAAGCAATCGAAGCATACAGACGGTCCATGTTCATCTTCGAGCTGCTCGGAAACGAGCAATATGTGCAGATGGTGAAGGAGCAGAAAAGAGAAATTTTCGCACCTGTATAA
- a CDS encoding allantoinase — MFDMLIKNGTVVFPNKVQTTNIGVKDGKITAIGDDFVSGAERIIDASGQYVFPGMIDVHVHFSDPGRDYWEGFRTGSQMMAAGGVTTFFDMPLNGIPSTVNKEALYLKSDRGQAESYTDFALWGGLVPGNEADLAELAEEGVIGFKAFLSTTGNKEFENVDDVTLLNGMKIIAGLNKVLALHSESGPITDWLAARKIEAGQVSADDYLETRPIAAEAEAVQRALYYAEVTGCPLHFVHISSYEAIEKIEAAKKKGMDVTVETCPHYLLFNHDALREFGPVAKCAPPLRQQEEQEKLIKLLIEQKFDMISSDHSPCTSDLKDSAVYNIFQAWGGISGGQFSFLSMMELALKYEIPFEQIANITALNPAERFGLKAKGRIAEGYDADFVLVSTDEAYTVSEENFFAKNKISLYIGHTFPCKINSTINRGKLIFNDGSMEADGPEGEWIKPVQQIEIKS, encoded by the coding sequence ATGTTTGATATGCTTATAAAAAATGGCACGGTTGTTTTTCCTAATAAAGTCCAGACGACAAATATCGGTGTAAAAGATGGGAAAATAACCGCAATTGGAGATGACTTCGTTTCAGGGGCAGAGCGTATTATTGATGCATCTGGTCAGTATGTGTTCCCAGGCATGATAGATGTACATGTTCACTTCAGCGATCCAGGCCGTGATTATTGGGAGGGCTTCCGCACAGGCTCACAAATGATGGCCGCAGGCGGTGTGACGACATTTTTTGATATGCCGCTTAATGGTATTCCGTCGACTGTCAACAAGGAAGCTCTTTACTTGAAAAGCGACAGAGGGCAGGCTGAATCTTATACAGACTTTGCGCTGTGGGGCGGCTTAGTTCCGGGGAATGAAGCCGATTTAGCTGAACTTGCTGAAGAGGGAGTTATTGGCTTTAAAGCATTTCTGTCGACAACAGGCAATAAAGAATTCGAAAATGTCGATGACGTGACATTGCTTAATGGCATGAAAATTATCGCTGGCTTAAACAAGGTGCTCGCCCTGCACTCGGAAAGCGGTCCGATAACAGACTGGCTTGCAGCACGCAAAATAGAAGCAGGGCAAGTGTCGGCAGATGACTATCTGGAAACACGTCCCATTGCCGCAGAAGCAGAGGCGGTGCAGCGTGCTTTATATTATGCCGAGGTAACTGGCTGCCCACTGCATTTTGTTCATATCAGTTCATATGAGGCAATTGAGAAGATTGAAGCAGCCAAAAAAAAAGGCATGGATGTTACTGTTGAAACATGCCCGCACTACTTGTTATTTAACCATGACGCATTGCGCGAGTTTGGACCTGTCGCCAAATGTGCTCCGCCTTTGCGTCAACAAGAGGAACAAGAAAAGCTTATTAAACTGTTAATCGAGCAAAAGTTTGATATGATTTCCTCCGATCATTCGCCATGTACAAGTGATTTAAAGGACTCTGCTGTATACAATATTTTTCAGGCATGGGGCGGCATCAGCGGTGGACAGTTTTCGTTCCTGTCAATGATGGAATTGGCGCTAAAATACGAAATTCCATTTGAACAGATTGCTAATATAACTGCTTTAAATCCAGCAGAACGATTTGGGCTGAAAGCAAAAGGCAGAATAGCAGAAGGCTATGACGCAGACTTCGTCCTTGTTTCAACAGATGAAGCATATACTGTCAGTGAGGAAAACTTCTTTGCCAAAAATAAAATCAGCTTATATATTGGCCATACTTTTCCTTGCAAAATAAACAGCACCATTAATCGAGGCAAACTCATTTTTAACGATGGCAGCATGGAGGCAGACGGTCCTGAAGGAGAATGGATAAAACCAGTTCAACAAATAGAAATCAAATCCTAA
- a CDS encoding NCS1 family transporter, with translation MSTNLASQSLAEVKVPNGGKVDESLMPKSGAERTVGSLSYMFMWIGDGVNLGNMTLGASLIVAGAATLNLVQTFVAAIIAIGIISLFFTLNDRLGYRTGIPYVMQLRMSFGIKGSFITALLRGIPAIIWFGFQSWIGGTALNEIAKIVTGGSFDNTVICFVVIQLVQIVLSLYGFHAIKWVEILASVVIMLGLVYVFYLLMASHREIIAERWVHSEGTWGLPFFAFIMVFLGNYAAIFLSAADYSRELKTGVSTKKRGILYFSPIFIAYGFVLTIGAMLASATGISNPVKAFAIVVDNPYITAAVSAFIVIGAVAVNMVANIIPPTYVITMLTKLKYKVAVVITGLLAFCSFPWVLVQDDSAAGLNTFVLIYSAFLGPIVAILLVEYYLLRKQTVNVADLYNENGPFAGFNPCALIAMLLGAGAAFIEVDLGWIVGVIVGGLSYFLLMKYTFKDSVFKKGTIFER, from the coding sequence ATGTCTACAAACTTAGCAAGTCAATCATTAGCAGAGGTAAAGGTCCCTAATGGGGGCAAAGTCGATGAATCATTAATGCCGAAATCGGGTGCAGAGAGAACAGTTGGTTCGCTTTCCTATATGTTTATGTGGATTGGAGATGGCGTCAATTTAGGCAATATGACCTTAGGCGCAAGCTTAATTGTTGCGGGAGCTGCAACATTAAACCTTGTGCAAACATTCGTGGCTGCAATTATTGCAATTGGTATCATTTCGTTATTTTTCACTTTGAATGATCGGCTTGGCTATCGGACGGGAATACCTTATGTTATGCAGCTGAGGATGTCATTTGGAATTAAAGGAAGCTTCATTACTGCCTTGTTACGGGGCATTCCAGCAATTATTTGGTTTGGCTTTCAAAGCTGGATTGGCGGTACTGCCTTAAATGAGATTGCCAAGATTGTAACAGGTGGGTCCTTCGATAATACGGTGATTTGTTTTGTGGTGATACAGCTTGTGCAGATCGTTCTTTCCCTTTACGGATTCCATGCCATTAAGTGGGTGGAAATTCTAGCTTCTGTTGTTATTATGCTTGGCTTAGTGTATGTATTCTATCTGCTTATGGCTTCACACAGAGAAATCATCGCAGAAAGATGGGTTCATTCTGAAGGTACATGGGGGCTGCCGTTCTTTGCCTTTATCATGGTATTCCTAGGCAACTATGCAGCTATTTTCTTAAGTGCGGCTGATTATTCTCGTGAGCTGAAGACAGGCGTCAGCACTAAAAAACGTGGCATCTTGTATTTTTCTCCGATTTTTATCGCATATGGATTTGTGCTTACGATTGGCGCAATGCTTGCATCTGCAACAGGCATTTCCAATCCTGTTAAGGCGTTTGCAATTGTTGTGGATAATCCGTATATTACAGCAGCAGTTTCGGCATTCATCGTTATTGGCGCAGTCGCAGTTAACATGGTCGCAAATATTATTCCACCGACATATGTAATCACGATGCTGACAAAGTTGAAGTATAAGGTAGCTGTTGTTATAACAGGTCTGCTGGCATTTTGCTCATTTCCTTGGGTGCTTGTTCAAGATGATTCTGCTGCTGGTTTGAATACATTTGTATTAATCTACTCTGCCTTTTTAGGTCCGATTGTAGCTATCCTGCTCGTAGAATACTATCTTCTGAGAAAACAAACTGTAAATGTTGCTGATTTATATAACGAAAATGGCCCATTTGCCGGCTTTAATCCATGTGCCCTTATTGCGATGCTGCTTGGAGCAGGCGCTGCCTTTATTGAAGTAGACTTAGGCTGGATTGTCGGCGTTATTGTTGGCGGATTGTCTTATTTCTTACTGATGAAATACACGTTTAAAGACTCTGTGTTCAAAAAAGGGACTATTTTTGAGAGATAA
- a CDS encoding MFS transporter has protein sequence MVESSTAKQLQDNKVEDNNAKLPLKRVLAYASTDTAGNLLYCTLTSFIMYFYTDVFGISIAATGTILLVARIFDALDAPIWGLIIDHTNTKWGKNRPYWLWLAIPFGVVFFLTFLAPDLSASAKVIYALVTYILMGIVYTGIATPITAILPNLTNNSNERVRLNSWRSNGGMIGYLITASFTLPLVAFFGNGNDKLGFQVTVAIYAVVGIILMLFAFSGTREINTKSIKSIPIRQSFRAVKGNWPWITLVLAFIFYWLGNTSRTSTLIYYSQYNLDHKNLASILNGLVVFQMISITIIPFIVKKFLKTHTQILGFAIAAIGQIIIAFAGASTSMIIFGWVIASLGTGIAVTLPFAMLSDTVDYGEWKTGIRASGFLTAIGSSFCIKIGAGLGSFIPSIIMDKAGYVANATQTASSLAAIKFCFTWLPAIFFIVGAIIMMNYKKYEKNEERVRNELLLKR, from the coding sequence ATGGTAGAAAGCAGCACTGCTAAACAGCTACAAGACAACAAGGTAGAGGATAATAACGCAAAATTGCCATTAAAACGAGTTTTGGCATATGCAAGTACGGATACTGCCGGAAATTTGCTATATTGTACACTTACTAGCTTTATCATGTACTTTTATACAGATGTTTTTGGGATTTCAATTGCTGCAACAGGTACTATTTTGCTTGTTGCCCGGATTTTTGATGCCCTTGATGCGCCGATTTGGGGATTAATTATTGACCATACTAACACAAAATGGGGGAAAAACCGCCCATACTGGCTCTGGCTGGCAATCCCATTTGGAGTTGTATTCTTTTTAACATTTTTAGCTCCAGACTTATCAGCAAGTGCAAAAGTCATTTATGCATTAGTCACATACATTTTAATGGGGATTGTTTACACAGGAATTGCCACACCAATTACGGCAATCCTGCCGAATTTAACGAATAACTCTAATGAGCGTGTTCGTTTAAATTCATGGCGCAGCAATGGCGGAATGATTGGGTATTTAATCACCGCATCCTTCACATTGCCGCTTGTAGCATTTTTCGGGAACGGCAACGATAAATTAGGCTTTCAAGTGACTGTTGCCATCTATGCGGTTGTCGGCATTATACTTATGCTGTTTGCCTTCTCTGGAACGAGAGAAATCAATACGAAAAGCATTAAATCAATTCCAATTCGCCAAAGCTTTAGAGCAGTTAAAGGGAATTGGCCGTGGATTACTTTAGTTCTTGCGTTCATCTTTTATTGGTTAGGCAATACTTCAAGAACATCAACGTTAATCTATTATTCGCAATATAATTTAGATCATAAAAACTTGGCGTCTATCTTAAACGGCCTTGTTGTGTTCCAAATGATTTCTATTACGATTATTCCATTTATCGTGAAGAAATTTTTGAAAACGCACACACAAATACTTGGCTTCGCCATCGCTGCAATTGGCCAAATTATCATTGCCTTTGCAGGGGCAAGCACGTCAATGATTATCTTCGGGTGGGTAATTGCTTCACTTGGAACAGGAATTGCTGTCACATTACCATTTGCGATGCTGTCAGACACTGTTGACTATGGTGAGTGGAAAACAGGCATCCGCGCCAGCGGCTTCCTCACAGCGATCGGCAGCTCCTTTTGTATCAAAATCGGAGCGGGACTTGGCAGCTTCATCCCGTCCATCATTATGGATAAAGCAGGCTATGTTGCAAACGCAACACAAACAGCAAGCTCGCTCGCAGCAATCAAATTCTGCTTCACATGGCTGCCAGCAATCTTCTTTATTGTCGGCGCAATTATCATGATGAATTATAAAAAGTATGAAAAGAATGAAGAGAGAGTTCGAAATGAGCTGTTGTTGAAGCGGTAA
- the chvE gene encoding multiple monosaccharide ABC transporter substrate-binding protein, translating to MKKLLSAILAAVLLFALAACSGGGGSDEDDKGYVGVSMPTKSSERWISDGKYMKEEFEKKGYKVDLQYAEDVVENQVSQIENMITKGVNVLVIAAIDGEALTNVLEKANKQDIKVIAYDRLIKKSEYVDYYATFDNFQVGVLQGSYIEQKLGLKDGEGPFNVELFGGSPDDNNAYFFFDGAMSVLQPYIDSGKLVVQSEQTKFEQGATLRWDGATAQARMDNLLSAHYTKENVDAVLSPYDGISIGIIASLKGVGYGTADKPLPVVTGQDAELASVKSIIAGEQTQTVFKDTRELAKKAVDMSEAVLNGEEAEVNDTETYDNGVKVVPAYLLQPVSVDKENYQEIVIDSGYYDESELDN from the coding sequence ATGAAGAAGCTTTTGTCTGCAATTTTAGCTGCTGTTTTATTATTTGCGTTGGCTGCCTGTTCGGGAGGCGGCGGTAGTGATGAGGATGATAAGGGCTATGTTGGTGTCAGCATGCCTACGAAATCGTCTGAGCGCTGGATTAGTGACGGTAAGTATATGAAGGAAGAGTTTGAGAAAAAGGGTTATAAAGTAGACCTTCAATATGCAGAGGATGTTGTGGAAAACCAGGTTTCTCAAATCGAGAACATGATTACAAAAGGTGTTAACGTCCTTGTTATTGCGGCAATTGACGGTGAGGCACTGACAAACGTGCTTGAAAAGGCAAATAAGCAGGACATTAAAGTAATTGCCTATGACCGTCTTATTAAAAAGAGTGAGTATGTCGATTATTACGCAACATTTGATAACTTCCAGGTTGGAGTGCTGCAAGGCAGCTATATTGAACAGAAGCTTGGCTTGAAGGATGGCGAAGGACCGTTTAATGTCGAGCTGTTCGGCGGATCACCGGATGATAATAATGCGTATTTCTTCTTTGATGGAGCAATGTCGGTGCTTCAGCCTTATATTGATTCAGGCAAATTAGTTGTGCAAAGCGAACAGACGAAGTTTGAGCAAGGCGCAACATTAAGATGGGATGGAGCGACAGCTCAAGCCCGTATGGATAACTTGTTGAGTGCTCATTATACGAAGGAAAATGTTGATGCGGTTCTGTCTCCATATGATGGTATTAGTATTGGGATTATCGCTTCCTTGAAAGGTGTTGGCTATGGAACAGCAGATAAGCCGCTGCCAGTCGTAACTGGACAGGACGCAGAATTAGCATCTGTTAAGTCCATCATTGCCGGCGAGCAAACGCAAACTGTTTTTAAGGATACACGAGAGCTTGCCAAGAAAGCAGTTGATATGTCAGAGGCTGTTTTGAACGGGGAAGAAGCAGAGGTTAATGATACAGAAACATATGACAACGGTGTGAAGGTTGTTCCTGCTTACCTATTACAGCCAGTGTCTGTTGATAAGGAAAACTACCAAGAGATTGTCATCGACAGCGGCTATTATGATGAATCTGAACTAGACAACTAA
- a CDS encoding FMN-dependent NADH-azoreductase translates to MANVLFVKANSRPADQAVSVQLYDAFLQSYKENHKEDTITELDLFEANLPYLDNDKINGMFKLARGMELTEGEKAATDLVTKYLDQFLAADKVVFGFPLWNFTVPAVLHTYLDYLSQAGKTFRYTAEGPEGLVGDKKVMLLNAAGGVYSEGPAASVELAVRYVKTILGFWGVQNPETIIIEGHNQNPDQAAEIIAAGVTKAATAAASF, encoded by the coding sequence ATGGCAAACGTATTATTCGTAAAAGCAAACTCTCGTCCTGCTGATCAAGCAGTGAGCGTTCAATTGTATGATGCTTTCTTGCAAAGCTACAAAGAAAATCACAAAGAAGACACAATCACTGAATTGGATCTTTTCGAAGCAAACCTACCTTACTTGGACAACGACAAAATCAACGGTATGTTCAAGCTTGCTAGAGGTATGGAACTAACTGAAGGCGAAAAAGCTGCAACTGACCTTGTAACTAAATACTTGGATCAATTCCTTGCTGCTGATAAAGTAGTATTCGGTTTCCCATTATGGAACTTCACTGTGCCTGCAGTATTGCACACATACCTTGACTACTTGAGCCAAGCAGGCAAAACTTTCCGTTACACTGCTGAAGGTCCAGAAGGACTTGTTGGCGACAAAAAAGTTATGCTATTGAATGCTGCTGGCGGCGTTTACTCTGAAGGACCTGCTGCTTCTGTTGAATTAGCAGTTCGTTATGTAAAAACAATCCTTGGCTTCTGGGGCGTACAAAATCCTGAAACAATCATCATTGAAGGACACAACCAAAACCCAGACCAAGCTGCAGAAATCATTGCTGCTGGTGTTACTAAAGCTGCAACTGCTGCTGCATCATTCTAA
- the lepB gene encoding signal peptidase I has translation MSKQTKKEIYSWAKTIVFCFLLVFICRQFVYAPIIVDGKAMMPTLENNNRILVNKITSIDRFDVIVFHSPVSSAYYIKRVIGLSGDNIEVKDDSLYVNGKKYDEPYLQANKEILAESHLTADLKETVPEGYLYVMGDNRLKSNDSRLFGVISKEDVVGKAALRVFSF, from the coding sequence ATGAGCAAACAAACAAAAAAAGAGATTTACTCATGGGCAAAAACAATCGTATTTTGCTTTTTACTAGTTTTCATTTGTCGCCAGTTTGTTTATGCACCGATCATCGTCGACGGAAAAGCAATGATGCCGACATTAGAAAACAATAACCGCATTCTCGTGAACAAAATAACCAGCATCGACCGCTTTGATGTGATTGTTTTCCATTCTCCTGTTTCAAGTGCTTACTATATCAAAAGAGTCATTGGATTATCAGGAGACAATATTGAAGTCAAAGACGATTCCTTATATGTAAACGGGAAAAAATATGATGAGCCGTATTTGCAGGCAAATAAAGAGATTCTCGCAGAGAGCCATTTAACTGCCGATTTAAAAGAAACTGTTCCGGAAGGATACTTGTATGTGATGGGAGATAACCGCCTTAAAAGCAATGACAGCCGCCTGTTCGGGGTTATTTCAAAAGAGGATGTTGTCGGTAAAGCAGCACTTCGGGTTTTTTCCTTTTGA
- a CDS encoding TetR/AcrR family transcriptional regulator: METTTTKSDPRVLRTRQLILDAFTVLIQEKDFKDITVKDITEKATINRATFYAHFLDKYELLDLTLLDGFRETLHQRLSCHAVFNENSLSSLFYVMCQYHQELSGQCAKNYESLGDHFQNKMIEAVHDVILHLLEHETNPKEEHIAIATTLSWGIYGASYSWNKEGRKISAEELVETMVPIWVNGLYHYFKG; encoded by the coding sequence ATGGAAACGACCACAACAAAAAGCGATCCAAGAGTACTTAGGACGAGACAGCTGATTTTAGATGCTTTTACTGTTTTGATACAGGAGAAGGACTTCAAAGACATAACGGTCAAGGATATCACGGAAAAAGCAACCATCAACAGAGCAACCTTCTATGCGCATTTCCTTGATAAATATGAGCTGTTGGATTTGACTTTATTGGATGGTTTTAGAGAAACGCTGCACCAGCGTCTGTCTTGTCATGCCGTGTTCAATGAAAATTCACTGAGCAGTTTATTTTACGTTATGTGCCAATACCATCAAGAATTAAGCGGACAATGTGCCAAAAACTATGAATCTCTCGGCGATCACTTTCAGAACAAAATGATTGAAGCAGTTCATGATGTGATTCTCCATCTGTTGGAGCATGAAACAAATCCTAAGGAGGAGCATATTGCGATTGCGACCACATTGAGCTGGGGCATATATGGAGCAAGCTATTCCTGGAACAAGGAAGGCAGAAAGATATCAGCAGAAGAGCTTGTCGAAACAATGGTGCCAATATGGGTCAACGGATTGTACCATTATTTTAAAGGATAA
- a CDS encoding AraC family transcriptional regulator, which yields MVEIVSIAVPPFPIFIEGNITTYEKGTSHPDRSDLEYFDIILVRKGRLCLTEDNKEFIINKNEMFILLPFKHHFSTSPTETDTEFYWLHFYTNSYYTEESEPRKLESTIPIPALHFHNHSYTLHLQKQCRLVDYDEIYKKIDQLLAATTKENKDLSFWDIQISFFSLINLLESQGMAKDSGYIISEKVAQYIRDHYYQPITSTILAREFNVHENTIAKYMKKFYKVTALEYLNTYRLEQARILLLKTDNPIQTVAEQCGFSFGPYFSSAFKKTYGISPLNYRKKHMGREK from the coding sequence ATGGTGGAAATCGTTTCAATAGCAGTGCCTCCTTTTCCAATATTTATCGAAGGAAATATCACTACATATGAGAAAGGAACAAGCCATCCAGATCGAAGCGATTTAGAGTACTTCGATATTATTCTTGTGCGGAAAGGCCGTCTTTGCTTAACAGAGGACAATAAGGAGTTTATTATCAATAAAAATGAAATGTTTATCCTGCTGCCTTTCAAACATCATTTTTCCACAAGCCCGACAGAGACAGACACAGAGTTTTATTGGCTGCATTTCTATACGAACAGCTATTATACAGAGGAGAGTGAACCGCGGAAGCTAGAATCGACAATTCCTATTCCAGCATTGCATTTTCATAATCACAGCTATACACTGCACCTACAAAAGCAGTGCAGACTCGTTGATTATGATGAAATTTATAAAAAAATAGACCAGCTGTTAGCGGCCACAACGAAGGAAAATAAGGATTTATCCTTTTGGGACATCCAGATAAGCTTCTTTTCTCTTATTAATCTTTTAGAATCGCAAGGCATGGCTAAGGACAGCGGCTATATCATTTCTGAAAAGGTTGCCCAATATATAAGAGATCATTATTACCAGCCAATAACAAGCACGATACTAGCGAGAGAATTCAACGTTCATGAAAACACAATCGCTAAGTATATGAAAAAATTCTACAAGGTAACAGCACTAGAATATTTAAACACGTACCGGTTAGAGCAAGCCCGTATTCTATTATTAAAAACAGATAACCCGATTCAAACTGTCGCAGAACAATGCGGCTTCAGCTTTGGCCCTTATTTCTCCAGTGCTTTTAAAAAGACTTATGGCATTTCGCCGTTGAATTATCGGAAAAAGCATATGGGGAGAGAGAAATGA